GGCCGTTGGCCTTGGCCTGCTCCAGGCCCTCCAGGTAGGCGTTCATCACCTGGCGGTAGCGGTCGATGGAGAAGATGAGCGTCACGTTGACGCTGATGCCCTCGGCCAGGGTGGCGGTGATCGCAGGCAGACCCTCGACCGTCGCGGGGATCTTGATCATCGCGTTGGCGCGGTCGACGGTGCCCCAGAGCTTCTTGGCGCTGGCGGTGGTGCCCTCGGTGTCACGGGCGAGACGCGGGTCGACCTCGATCGAGACGCGGCCGTCCTGGCCGTTGCTGGCGTCGTAGACCGACTTGAGCTGGTCGCAGGCGTTGCGGACGTCGGTGGTGGTGATCTCGAAGACCGCCTCGTCGACGTCGGCGCCCTGAGCGGCGAGGTCCTTCACCTGCTCGTCGTACGCGGCGCCGTCCTTGAGGGCCGTCGCGAAGATCGTCGGGTTCGTGGTGACACCCACGACCGACTTCTCCTCGACGAGCTCGGTGAGCTCACCCTGCTCGAGCATGGTGCGGTTGAGATCGTCGAGCCAGATGGAGACCCCGACCTCGGACAGAGCCTTGGTGTTGCTGTTCGTCATGTCGTTTCCTCTCGGGAATCGAATGGGGGAGTTGAAATCTCTGGGTTACGCAGCGGCTGACCGAGTTGCGGTCAGTGTGCCTTGCTCAGGGGCCAGACCGGGACCTCGACGTCGACACCGGGGGTGGCGTCGCCGGCGGCGTCCTGGATCGACTCGTTCGCCGCGGCCACGACGTGGTCGGGGGTGATGCCGAACTTCTTCAGCACAAGCGCACCGTCGGCGGACGAGCCGAAGTGCTCGATCGAGACGCAGCGTCCGGCGTCACCGACGTAGCGGTGCCACGGCATCGAGATTCCGGCTTCGACGCTGACCCGGGCCTTGACGGCCGGGGGCAGCACCTCGTCGCGGTACGACTTCGGCTGCTTCTCGAACCACTCCAGGCACGGAGCCGAGACGACGCGGGCAGCAACGCCCTTGTCCGCCAACGACTTACGTGCTTCGAGCGCGACCGGCACCTCGGACCCACTGGCGATCAGGATCACGTCCGGGGTTCCTTCCGTGTCGGCGAGAACATAGGCACCCTTTGCAACGTTCTCGGCGGACGCGTATTCCGTGCGGTCGACCGTCGGCAGCGCCTGGCGCGAGAGCGCGAGACCGGCCGGGTGGTCGGTGTGCTCCAGGATCGTGCGCCACGCGACCGCGGTCTCGTTGGCGTCGGCCGGACGCACCACGTCGAGCATCGGAATCGCGCGCAGCGCGGCGAGGTGCTCGATCGGCTGGTGGGTGGGGCCGTCCTCGCCGAGACCCACCGAGTCGTGGGTCCACACGAAGGTGACGGGGATGTTCTGCAGGGCCGCCAGGCGCACCGCCGGACGCATGTAGTCGGAGAACACCAGGAAGGTGCCGCCGTACGGACGGGTGAGGCCTTCGAGCGCAATGCCGTTGAGCGCCAACCCCATTGCGAACTCACGCACACCGAAGTGGAGCGTGCGGCCGTACGGACCGCCCGACCACTCCTTGGTCTGGCGGTCGCTCGGGATGAACGACGGCTGCCCGCCCATCGTGGTGTTGTTCGACTCGGCGAGGTCGGCCGAGCCACCCCACAACTCGGGCATCACGTCGGCGAGGGCCGTGAGCACCTTGCCCGATGCGGCGCGGGTGGCGATGCCCTTCTCGTCGGCCTCGAAGGTCGGGAACGCTTCGGCGAAACCCTCAGGCAGCTCACGCGCCACGAGCCGGTCGAGCAGCTTGGCGCCGTCGGGGTTGGCCGAGCGCCAGGCCTCGTACTTGGTGTTCCAGGCGTCGTGCGCATCCTTGCCGCGCTGCTTCACCTCGCGGGTGTGCCCGATGACCTCGTCGGTGACCTCGAAGGTCTTGCGGCCGTCGAAGCCGAGCAGCTTCTTCAGGCCGGAGATCTCCTCGTCGCCCAGCGCCGAGCCGTGCGACTTGCCCGAACCCTGCTTGGACGGTGCGGGCCACGCGATCACCGTGTTGAGGATGACCAGCGTCGGCTTGTCGGTGCTGGTCTTCGCCTTCTGCAGTGCGGCGTAAAGGGCGTCGACGTCCTCGAGGTACTCCGGGTCGGTGGTGCCGTGGTGCTTGCGCCACGGCACGTCGATGACCTCCCAGCCGTAGGCCTCGTAACGGCCCTTGACGTCCTCGGTGAACGACACGTCGGTGTCGTCCTCGATCGAGATCTGGTTCTGGTCGTAGATCGCGATGAGGTTGCCCAGCTTCTGGGTGCCGGCCAGCGAGCTCGCCTCGCCGCTCACGCCTTCCATCAGGCAGCCGTCGCCGGCGATCACGTAGATGTGGTGGTCGAACGGGCTCTCGCCTGCGGCGGCGTCGGGGTCGAGCAGGCCGCGCTGGCGGCGCTGCGCCATCGCCATGCCGACCGCCGAGGCGATGCCCGAGCCGAGTGGGCCGGTGGTGATCTCGACACCGGTGGTGTGGGTGACCTCGGGGTGGCCGGGGGTGGCCGACTCCCAGGTACGCAGCGCCTCGAGGTCTTCGAGTTCGAGGCCGTAGCCGCTGAAGTACAGCTGGATGTACTGGGTGAGGCTGGAGTGTCCGGCCGACAGCACGAAGCGGTCGCGGCCCAGCCAGTGCGGGTCGGCCGGGTCGTGGGTCATCACGTTCTGGTAGAGCAGGTACGCCGCCGGGGCGAGGCTGATCGCGGTGCCGGGGTGGCCGTTGCCGGTCTTCTGGACGGCGTCGGCGGCGAGGATGCGCGCGGTGTCGACCGCGCGGATGTCCAGGTCGCTCCAACCGACGGCGTCGGCCTTCGGAAGGGTCAGGCTGTCGTCACGACCGGCGATGGGGGAGGCGTCCGTGGTCACGTGAAGTGGCTCCTTAGAAATGGGAGACGAAGATTCCTCAAGCAGCGTAGTCCCGTCGGCACGGCAGTGGCTGCCCGCGTCTCGCGCGACAAAGGCCACACGCGAGCCACTCGCGATGGGCCCCCCGCCGAGTGTGAGACGGTTCTCAGCGCCACGGCGGCCGCGACGACGTGGGCGGTGCCACATCGAGTGCCACATCGAGTGCCACGTCGTCGCGGCCGTGGGTCGTGCACCGGCGGCCGCTGTCGAACGCGTAGACTCATGAGCGGTGCGCCCCGGGTGCACCGACCACGCTGTGGTCGCACCCAGCGCCCACTGACAACCAGCTGAGAAGGCGGCACGACCTCGTCCGCCGAAGGAGCATCGTGACCTCGATCGAGCCGCGTACGGAAGGCCGTACGTCGCAAGGTCTGCCGACCGATCGATCCCGGCGTCAGGTGTTCTCCGACTACCTCGCGTTGACCAAGCCGCGCATCATCGAACTGCTGCTGGTCACCACCTTCCCGGTGATGTTCCTGGCCGAGCGGGGCGTGCCCAACGTCTGGCTGATCCTGGCAACCCTGGTCGGTGGATCGTTGTCGGCCGGTTCGGCCAACGCCTACAACTGCTACCTCGACCGCGACATCGACAAACTGATGCACCGCACCGAGGGCCGACCGCTGGTCACCGGCGCGATCTCGCCGCGCAACGCGCTGATCTTCGCCACCGTGCTCGGCGTCGCCTCGACGCTGTGGCTCGGGCTGCTGGTCAACTGGCTGTCGGCGGCACTCTCGGTCGGCGCGATCGTGCTCTACGTCGGCTTCTACACGATGCTGCTGAAGCGCCGCACCTCCCAGAACATCGTCTGGGGCGGCGTGGCCGGCTGCATGCCGGTGCTCATCGGTTGGTCGAGCGTCACCAACTCCTTGTCGTGGTCGGCGCTCGTGCTGTTCCTGGTCGTGTTCTTCTGGACGCCGCCGCACTACTGGCCGTTGTCGATGCGCTTCCGCGACGACTACGCCAATGCCGGCGTGCCGATGCTCCCGGTCGTCGCCCAAGACACCGCGGTGGCCAAGCAGATCGTCATCTACTCGTGGGTGACGGTGTTGACCACGCTCGTGCTGGTGCCGGTGGCGCCGATGGGATGGGTCTACACCGTCATCGCCGTCGCCTCCGGTGGGCTGTTCCTCGTCGAGGCGCACAAACTGCAGCGGCGCGCCAAGCAGGGCGTGCCCTATTCGGTGCTGAAGCCGATGCGGCTGTTCCACTACTCGATCAGCTACCTGACGCTGGTCTTCCTCGGCGTCGCGATCGACCCGCTGGTCTACCTCGCGCTCCCGGGTCTCAGCTGATCTGCTCGCGGCTGGGCGTCGGTCAGCTCAGGTAGCCGCCCTGCTCCAGGAGTTGCACCACCTCGCCGGCCGAATCGGCCTGCAGACCGTCGCTCAGCACCTGCGGCGTGCACCTCGGCGCCACCTGGATCCACACCCTGGGGCCCACCGCGTAGTCGAACACCAGGTAGGCGGTCTTGCCGGCCCCGCTGCACTGGGCGTACATCTGGGAGGGTGCCGTGACGAGCTTGCCGAAGGCGGCCTGCAGCCTGTGTTGCAGATCGACCGGCACCGGCTTCGCCTTCGATTCGACGCAGACGACCAGGCCGGTCGGGTCGCCGGGCGCCAACTGCTTGTCCGCGCCCGCACGGCCCGGGCTGCCTCCCGC
This genomic stretch from Calidifontibacter indicus harbors:
- the tkt gene encoding transketolase, which produces MTTDASPIAGRDDSLTLPKADAVGWSDLDIRAVDTARILAADAVQKTGNGHPGTAISLAPAAYLLYQNVMTHDPADPHWLGRDRFVLSAGHSSLTQYIQLYFSGYGLELEDLEALRTWESATPGHPEVTHTTGVEITTGPLGSGIASAVGMAMAQRRQRGLLDPDAAAGESPFDHHIYVIAGDGCLMEGVSGEASSLAGTQKLGNLIAIYDQNQISIEDDTDVSFTEDVKGRYEAYGWEVIDVPWRKHHGTTDPEYLEDVDALYAALQKAKTSTDKPTLVILNTVIAWPAPSKQGSGKSHGSALGDEEISGLKKLLGFDGRKTFEVTDEVIGHTREVKQRGKDAHDAWNTKYEAWRSANPDGAKLLDRLVARELPEGFAEAFPTFEADEKGIATRAASGKVLTALADVMPELWGGSADLAESNNTTMGGQPSFIPSDRQTKEWSGGPYGRTLHFGVREFAMGLALNGIALEGLTRPYGGTFLVFSDYMRPAVRLAALQNIPVTFVWTHDSVGLGEDGPTHQPIEHLAALRAIPMLDVVRPADANETAVAWRTILEHTDHPAGLALSRQALPTVDRTEYASAENVAKGAYVLADTEGTPDVILIASGSEVPVALEARKSLADKGVAARVVSAPCLEWFEKQPKSYRDEVLPPAVKARVSVEAGISMPWHRYVGDAGRCVSIEHFGSSADGALVLKKFGITPDHVVAAANESIQDAAGDATPGVDVEVPVWPLSKAH
- a CDS encoding heme o synthase encodes the protein MPTDRSRRQVFSDYLALTKPRIIELLLVTTFPVMFLAERGVPNVWLILATLVGGSLSAGSANAYNCYLDRDIDKLMHRTEGRPLVTGAISPRNALIFATVLGVASTLWLGLLVNWLSAALSVGAIVLYVGFYTMLLKRRTSQNIVWGGVAGCMPVLIGWSSVTNSLSWSALVLFLVVFFWTPPHYWPLSMRFRDDYANAGVPMLPVVAQDTAVAKQIVIYSWVTVLTTLVLVPVAPMGWVYTVIAVASGGLFLVEAHKLQRRAKQGVPYSVLKPMRLFHYSISYLTLVFLGVAIDPLVYLALPGLS
- the tal gene encoding transaldolase, whose protein sequence is MTNSNTKALSEVGVSIWLDDLNRTMLEQGELTELVEEKSVVGVTTNPTIFATALKDGAAYDEQVKDLAAQGADVDEAVFEITTTDVRNACDQLKSVYDASNGQDGRVSIEVDPRLARDTEGTTASAKKLWGTVDRANAMIKIPATVEGLPAITATLAEGISVNVTLIFSIDRYRQVMNAYLEGLEQAKANGHDLSTIRSVASFFVSRVDTEIDKRLDAIGSDDAAALKGKAGVANARLAYQAFEEVFSTPRWQSLADDGAHVQRPLWASTGVKNPEYKDTMYVVDLAVDNTVNTMPPKTLDAVADHAEVAGDQVTGNYDNAREVLAQLDAAGVDYNDVVKVLEDEGVSKFEDSWGELLDSVKGELDKAATK